A region from the Muribaculum gordoncarteri genome encodes:
- a CDS encoding ABC transporter permease, with protein MFDLINEIWQTMRTNKLRTALTGISVAWGIFMLIILLGISKGVLTSFQSSSLAQNPNKITVYPGNTSMPYKGLKEGRYIQLRDRNLDEIKNDNPHDVASATAEMNQSGTISTPLDYITTSYSGVFPGTEKMLQLPMIYGRFINEKDLNDMRKVIVLNKKDAETLFKNIGSSIGKTVDVNGIAFTLVGIYEHEWRSGTFIPYTTARALSGFDDKVYSIQVDIKGVKNMEDAERVERNIKSTLAKYNQFNPDDESAVWMWNRFSSYLNSQEAAGVLNTAMWVIGLLTLITGIVGVSNIMFVSVRERTHEIGIRRAIGARPHNILLQVIIESVAMTTLFGYIGILLGTIGNEIMAQVFADGDFIKDPRVDLSLAIEVTVVLIVSGALAGIFPAMRALKIRPVEALRTE; from the coding sequence ATGTTTGACCTTATCAATGAAATATGGCAAACGATGCGCACCAACAAACTGCGCACCGCACTCACCGGAATTTCCGTTGCCTGGGGTATATTCATGCTTATCATATTGCTTGGAATATCCAAAGGGGTACTCACCTCATTTCAGTCATCGTCACTTGCCCAGAATCCCAACAAGATAACCGTATATCCCGGCAACACATCAATGCCTTACAAAGGGTTAAAGGAGGGACGATACATACAGCTGCGTGACCGAAATCTGGATGAGATTAAAAACGACAATCCCCATGATGTGGCTTCGGCAACGGCCGAAATGAATCAAAGCGGCACAATATCGACTCCGCTCGACTACATTACCACAAGCTATTCAGGTGTGTTTCCCGGAACCGAAAAAATGTTGCAGCTGCCCATGATATATGGTCGCTTCATCAACGAAAAGGATCTCAATGACATGCGCAAGGTAATCGTGCTTAACAAGAAGGATGCCGAAACGCTTTTCAAAAACATCGGTTCATCGATAGGCAAGACTGTCGATGTCAACGGAATAGCATTCACCCTGGTAGGTATATACGAACATGAATGGCGCAGCGGCACCTTCATTCCCTATACGACCGCTCGCGCGTTATCAGGATTTGACGACAAGGTCTACTCCATCCAAGTCGACATAAAAGGCGTAAAAAACATGGAAGATGCAGAGCGTGTAGAACGCAACATCAAATCCACGTTGGCCAAATACAATCAGTTTAACCCCGATGATGAAAGCGCGGTGTGGATGTGGAATCGCTTTTCATCCTATCTTAACAGCCAGGAAGCGGCAGGCGTTCTCAACACAGCCATGTGGGTGATCGGTTTGCTTACGCTTATAACCGGCATCGTGGGAGTCAGCAACATCATGTTTGTATCGGTTCGCGAACGCACCCATGAGATAGGCATACGACGCGCCATAGGAGCCCGCCCCCACAACATATTGCTTCAGGTGATAATCGAAAGCGTGGCAATGACGACCTTGTTCGGTTATATAGGAATACTGCTCGGCACGATAGGCAATGAAATAATGGCACAGGTATTTGCCGACGGAGATTTCATAAAGGACCCGAGAGTCGACCTGTCACTCGCCATTGAAGTAACGGTAGTGCTTATAGTGTCGGGAGCTCTTGCTGGAATATTCCCGGCGATGCGAGCCTTGAAGATACGCCCTGTCGAAGCATTGAGAACTGAATAA
- a CDS encoding ABC transporter permease, translating to MKNPIFDIDNWKEITATLARNKIRTFLTAFGIFWGTAMLAMLWGGAQGMQRMLRGQFEGFATNSAIIASSRTSMPYKGYKKGMYWSLTQTDIDNIRHSVSDIKAMSAVSNRSASLHYGTKSYEASVQGVESAFPEIFTPVIYSGRFINEADERDSKKVCCIGKRVAGELFGSTDPLGKFIEVNNIYYRVVGVVGQESEVQINGDVDNMITIPLSTMRKAYNLGTRVDMALIDVKSGHTPAELQPQIERIIRLSHPIHPDDKRAIMYMDISEEFDMIDKMFTGVDVLVLFVGFGSLLAGIIGVGNIMWIIVKERTQEIGIRRAIGAKPRDIIMQVLSESIVLTVIAGIAGICFASGILAIAEMITPPINEEPLPFQLTFYSAIIILVVFLTLGTAAGTIPAIKAMRIKPIEALNDK from the coding sequence ATGAAAAATCCTATATTCGACATAGACAACTGGAAGGAGATAACCGCCACTCTTGCCCGCAACAAGATACGCACATTCCTCACCGCATTCGGAATCTTCTGGGGCACTGCAATGCTTGCAATGCTGTGGGGAGGAGCCCAAGGAATGCAGCGAATGTTACGCGGACAATTTGAAGGTTTCGCTACTAACTCGGCAATAATCGCCTCCAGCCGCACAAGCATGCCCTACAAAGGGTATAAAAAGGGCATGTACTGGTCACTGACACAGACCGACATCGACAACATACGCCACAGTGTTAGCGATATAAAAGCGATGAGCGCAGTGTCCAATCGCTCAGCCTCGCTGCATTACGGCACAAAGAGTTACGAAGCGTCGGTGCAAGGAGTCGAAAGCGCATTCCCCGAAATATTCACTCCTGTAATATATAGCGGACGCTTCATCAACGAAGCTGACGAGCGCGACAGCAAGAAAGTGTGCTGCATAGGCAAACGCGTGGCCGGAGAACTCTTCGGCAGCACCGATCCCCTCGGTAAATTCATCGAGGTAAACAACATTTACTACCGCGTTGTGGGAGTCGTCGGACAAGAATCGGAAGTGCAGATCAACGGTGATGTCGACAACATGATCACAATACCGCTGTCGACGATGCGCAAAGCCTACAACCTCGGTACGCGTGTTGACATGGCCTTGATAGATGTTAAAAGCGGTCACACTCCTGCCGAACTGCAGCCACAAATCGAACGCATAATACGACTGTCACATCCCATCCATCCCGATGACAAGCGTGCAATCATGTACATGGACATCTCGGAGGAGTTTGACATGATCGACAAGATGTTTACCGGTGTCGATGTGCTGGTGCTGTTCGTTGGATTCGGATCGCTCCTTGCCGGAATCATAGGCGTGGGCAACATAATGTGGATCATCGTCAAGGAACGCACCCAGGAGATAGGAATACGCCGAGCAATCGGAGCAAAGCCGCGTGACATAATCATGCAGGTTCTGTCGGAAAGCATCGTACTGACCGTCATCGCCGGAATAGCCGGAATATGCTTCGCCTCGGGAATACTCGCAATAGCCGAAATGATAACACCGCCCATCAACGAAGAGCCTCTACCCTTCCAGCTTACATTCTATTCGGCGATAATAATCCTTGTAGTGTTCCTGACGCTCGGAACGGCAGCCGGAACAATACCCGCCATAAAGGCCATGCGCATAAAACCCATCGAAGCACTTAACGATAAATAA
- a CDS encoding efflux RND transporter periplasmic adaptor subunit: MKKFFRILLWTIIAVIFVGTFVYLFYNSKKKDTIYEIVTPEIGNIERTTVLTGKIEPRDEIEIKPQISGIISEINVEPGDIVKEGDIIAKIKVIPEESQLSSAQNRVDVAKISLEQSKLVYERTKTLYDKKFVSREEYEQALTDYRKSQQELESAIDALSIVRDGISTANAQQSNTLVRATIDGLILEVPVKVGTSVIQANTMNDGTTVAKIANMNDLLFIGKVDETEVGQIKTGMNTKISIGAIPDVTPDAVIEYIAPKSTEENGSNTFELKAAITVPDSVQLRAGYSANATINLNGVSNVLTVPEGVIEWVGDSTFVYCLTSEEPVQQFERRAVTTGLSNGINIEVKSGIDKNVKLRGNEKKD, from the coding sequence ATGAAAAAGTTTTTCCGAATTTTGCTTTGGACGATTATCGCAGTGATATTCGTAGGCACGTTTGTCTATCTTTTCTACAACTCCAAGAAGAAAGATACGATTTATGAAATTGTTACGCCCGAAATAGGCAATATCGAACGCACGACAGTGCTCACCGGCAAGATAGAGCCGCGTGACGAAATCGAAATCAAGCCGCAGATTTCCGGTATTATATCGGAGATAAATGTAGAGCCCGGCGACATTGTAAAGGAGGGCGACATAATCGCTAAAATCAAGGTAATCCCCGAAGAGTCGCAGCTGTCATCGGCTCAAAACCGCGTCGATGTGGCAAAGATTTCGCTTGAGCAGTCAAAACTGGTGTATGAACGCACAAAGACATTGTACGACAAGAAGTTTGTGAGCCGTGAAGAGTATGAACAGGCCCTGACCGACTACCGCAAGTCGCAACAGGAACTTGAGTCGGCCATCGACGCACTCTCGATTGTGCGTGACGGTATATCGACAGCCAATGCTCAACAGAGTAACACACTTGTGCGTGCAACAATCGACGGCCTCATCCTTGAAGTTCCCGTGAAGGTGGGTACATCGGTAATCCAGGCCAATACAATGAACGACGGTACCACGGTTGCCAAGATAGCCAACATGAACGACCTCCTCTTCATAGGAAAAGTCGACGAAACCGAAGTGGGCCAGATAAAGACCGGCATGAACACAAAGATTTCAATCGGCGCCATTCCCGATGTAACACCCGATGCAGTGATAGAATATATCGCTCCTAAAAGCACCGAGGAAAACGGTTCCAACACATTTGAGCTAAAGGCGGCCATAACAGTGCCCGATTCAGTACAGCTGCGCGCCGGCTACAGCGCAAATGCCACCATTAACCTAAACGGAGTTAGCAATGTACTCACAGTGCCTGAAGGAGTGATCGAATGGGTAGGCGACAGCACATTTGTGTATTGCCTCACATCCGAAGAGCCCGTGCAGCAGTTTGAACGCCGCGCAGTAACCACCGGACTTTCCAACGGCATCAATATCGAGGTGAAATCGGGCATCGACAAGAATGTCAAACTCCGTGGTAATGAAAAGAAAGATTAA
- a CDS encoding TolC family protein, with translation MKRIIAMLTIATASTVTMWADTWSLDSCINYAVEHNLTVKTRQNDIESSKLSVTSAKSQLLPNVSASAGQSWSIGRGLTAENTYANRNTSNTQWGASFTLPVFNGLSTVRQIQLAKANLSTVIEQYAAAKDDITLNVITAYLQVLYNRELHEVALNQVELSSYELTRQRALLEAGKIPEVDLLEAESQLAQDKLQATTTANDTRLALVDLAQLLELDDIDNFDITTLDGEEQPILPAESVYNNALNINHTLKAARGEIAAAERNISVAQSGYIPRLSFNAGIGSSYYTVTGMEHPSFSRQMKDNFNTYFGFSLSIPIFDGLSTRNSVKRARVQHVASKLQYQDAENRLYKTIQQAYYQAVSAQERSKSCLIAEDAANKAFEAMREKYNLGRATPSEYEQAKNKALRTTAERIQAHYELILRTRILNFYDTGRY, from the coding sequence ATGAAACGTATCATAGCGATGTTGACAATCGCCACGGCTTCCACCGTCACAATGTGGGCCGACACATGGAGCCTCGACAGCTGCATAAATTACGCCGTTGAGCACAACCTGACCGTAAAGACGCGTCAAAACGACATCGAATCATCGAAACTGAGCGTGACATCGGCCAAATCGCAACTACTTCCCAACGTATCGGCAAGCGCAGGACAATCCTGGAGCATAGGACGAGGACTTACCGCCGAAAACACCTATGCCAACAGAAATACCTCCAATACACAATGGGGCGCATCGTTCACCCTCCCGGTGTTCAACGGATTGTCGACCGTGCGTCAGATACAACTCGCCAAGGCCAATCTTTCCACTGTGATTGAGCAGTATGCCGCCGCCAAGGATGACATAACGCTGAATGTAATCACAGCCTATCTGCAGGTGCTGTACAACAGGGAGCTTCATGAAGTGGCCTTGAACCAGGTTGAACTGTCGAGCTACGAGCTGACGCGCCAGAGAGCACTGCTCGAAGCGGGAAAAATACCCGAAGTCGACCTGCTTGAGGCCGAGTCACAGCTTGCACAGGATAAGCTCCAGGCAACTACCACAGCCAACGACACTCGCCTCGCGCTTGTCGACCTTGCCCAGCTGCTTGAGCTCGACGACATAGACAACTTTGACATAACGACTCTCGATGGTGAGGAGCAGCCCATCCTTCCTGCCGAATCGGTCTACAACAATGCGTTGAACATCAATCACACCCTGAAGGCTGCGCGAGGTGAAATAGCGGCAGCGGAGCGTAACATCTCGGTTGCACAAAGCGGCTACATACCCCGCCTGTCATTCAACGCCGGAATAGGTAGCAGCTACTATACTGTAACAGGCATGGAGCATCCGTCGTTCAGCCGACAGATGAAGGACAACTTCAACACCTACTTCGGATTCTCGTTGAGCATACCCATATTTGACGGACTGTCGACACGCAACTCGGTAAAGCGCGCACGCGTGCAGCACGTTGCTTCAAAGTTGCAGTATCAGGATGCCGAAAACCGCCTGTACAAGACCATTCAGCAAGCCTACTATCAGGCAGTAAGCGCACAGGAACGCTCAAAGTCGTGCCTCATCGCCGAAGATGCCGCCAACAAAGCCTTTGAAGCGATGCGCGAAAAGTACAACTTGGGACGAGCCACACCGAGCGAGTATGAGCAGGCCAAGAACAAGGCACTGCGCACCACAGCCGAGCGCATACAAGCCCATTATGAACTCATACTGCGCACCCGCATCCTGAATTTCTACGACACGGGACGCTATTGA
- a CDS encoding DUF3109 family protein yields MLQIKDTLVTLDLAEQYFCCDLDKCLGECCIEGDAGAPITQEEYKKLEEILPVIHDDLTPAAQREIAERGVGYVDEEGDLVTTIVDGRNCVFTCYGPGGMCQCAIEKAYREGRISDFRKPASCYLYPVRITKYPSFTAVNYHRWKICRCAEVLGKKEGIRLYKFLKEPLTSYFGREWYEELATACEAYLEQYGSGDNQ; encoded by the coding sequence ATGCTGCAGATTAAAGATACATTGGTAACGCTCGACCTTGCCGAGCAATATTTTTGTTGCGACCTCGACAAGTGTCTTGGCGAGTGCTGCATAGAGGGTGACGCAGGCGCACCCATAACGCAAGAGGAGTATAAGAAGTTGGAAGAGATACTTCCGGTGATACATGACGACCTCACTCCTGCGGCGCAGCGTGAGATAGCCGAGCGTGGGGTGGGTTATGTCGATGAAGAGGGCGATCTTGTCACTACAATTGTCGACGGACGCAACTGCGTATTTACATGTTACGGTCCCGGTGGAATGTGTCAATGCGCCATTGAGAAGGCCTACCGTGAGGGACGCATAAGCGATTTCCGCAAACCTGCGTCATGTTATCTCTATCCCGTGAGAATTACCAAGTATCCCTCATTTACAGCCGTGAACTATCACCGCTGGAAAATATGCCGTTGCGCCGAAGTGCTTGGCAAGAAGGAGGGAATCAGGCTCTATAAATTCCTAAAAGAGCCGTTGACAAGCTACTTCGGTCGTGAATGGTACGAAGAGCTTGCAACGGCTTGTGAGGCGTATCTTGAGCAATACGGCAGCGGTGACAATCAATAG
- a CDS encoding type IX secretion system plug protein: MAVDTGNMVTPRFRSLQVTVDGNELAPPVITLNSDDKVTIAFDELAEDRSYLRYSLVHCDASWQPSGLVESEYLDGFNQADVEDYSFSRSTTVHYVHYSVTLPNQHMTMKFSGNYMMRVYSEDDPDVNLLQARFSVSESKVRINGEASSRTDTGSDNGNQQLSFTVDASGVDVKNMLSDLKVVVSRNGRTDDVVMLESPQRINGRIAYYEHLRNLIFPGGNEYRRFENTSVDFPTMGVESIDYEYPYYHVTLFRDAPRVGEQYRYDSTQYGRFKVREYNSDDSDVEADYMITHFILDMPELYDYDIYIDGDMTCRRFSPESMMRYDAESNSYRGALLLKQGAYNYQYLAVPKGGKRGVTSVIEGDCHPTVNEYLISVYYREPGARYDRLLGSTVIYSGY, from the coding sequence ATGGCGGTCGATACCGGCAATATGGTCACGCCTCGTTTTCGTTCTCTTCAGGTTACGGTTGACGGCAATGAGCTTGCGCCTCCCGTAATAACACTGAACTCTGACGACAAGGTCACGATAGCCTTTGATGAACTGGCCGAGGATCGCAGTTACCTGCGTTACTCACTGGTGCATTGCGATGCTTCGTGGCAGCCGTCGGGACTTGTGGAGAGTGAGTATCTCGACGGGTTCAATCAGGCCGATGTCGAGGATTATTCCTTTTCAAGATCGACGACCGTGCATTATGTACATTACAGCGTGACGCTACCCAATCAGCACATGACGATGAAGTTTTCGGGCAACTATATGATGCGTGTCTATTCCGAGGATGACCCTGATGTTAATCTGTTGCAGGCTCGCTTCTCGGTAAGCGAATCCAAAGTTAGGATAAACGGGGAGGCATCGTCACGCACCGATACCGGAAGTGACAACGGCAATCAGCAATTGAGTTTTACTGTTGACGCCTCGGGTGTCGATGTGAAGAATATGTTGTCAGACTTAAAGGTCGTTGTGTCACGTAACGGTCGCACCGACGATGTTGTCATGCTTGAATCTCCGCAACGCATCAACGGACGAATAGCCTATTACGAGCATTTGCGCAATCTGATTTTCCCCGGAGGCAATGAGTACAGGCGGTTTGAGAACACATCGGTCGATTTCCCGACGATGGGTGTGGAGAGCATCGATTACGAATATCCCTACTATCATGTGACGCTATTTCGCGACGCTCCGAGAGTAGGGGAGCAATACCGTTACGACAGCACGCAGTACGGCCGTTTCAAGGTGCGTGAATATAACTCGGACGACAGCGATGTTGAGGCCGACTATATGATAACGCACTTTATTCTCGACATGCCCGAGTTATATGATTACGACATATATATAGATGGTGACATGACCTGTCGCAGATTCTCGCCTGAAAGCATGATGCGTTACGATGCTGAATCCAACTCTTATCGCGGTGCTCTGCTGCTCAAGCAAGGCGCCTACAACTATCAGTATCTTGCTGTGCCAAAGGGTGGAAAGCGTGGCGTGACATCGGTAATTGAAGGCGACTGTCATCCGACGGTCAACGAATACCTTATAAGCGTGTACTATAGGGAACCCGGTGCGCGATATGATCGGCTTTTGGGTTCCACCGTGATATATTCAGGATATTAA
- a CDS encoding C-GCAxxG-C-C family protein → MNNRPTLEERIERARALHAEGYNCSQCVFMVFDDIHSLSPDDAARITAGLGGGVGGQHQVCGTVSAMSMLIGASRFGNPKDKLAVYGKVKECCNSFNERNGSIVCAELLADRANRKPCSQYIEDSITILHEKLSEA, encoded by the coding sequence ATGAATAATAGACCTACATTGGAAGAGCGCATTGAACGCGCTCGCGCACTACACGCCGAGGGCTATAATTGCTCTCAATGCGTATTCATGGTATTTGACGACATCCACTCTTTGTCGCCCGATGACGCCGCACGCATTACCGCCGGTCTTGGCGGAGGTGTAGGCGGACAGCATCAGGTGTGTGGAACGGTTTCCGCCATGTCGATGCTAATCGGTGCGTCACGTTTTGGCAATCCGAAGGATAAACTTGCGGTTTACGGAAAAGTGAAGGAGTGCTGCAATAGTTTTAATGAGCGTAACGGGTCAATAGTATGTGCCGAGCTGCTTGCCGACCGAGCTAACCGTAAGCCTTGTTCGCAATACATCGAGGATTCGATAACGATTCTTCATGAAAAACTGAGTGAAGCATGA
- the ung gene encoding uracil-DNA glycosylase translates to MNVRIDPSWNKELQDEWDKPYFAELTDFVRQQYQDSRQIVYPPASKIFAAFDECPFDKVKVVILGQDPYHGPGQANGLCFSVGNGVALPPSLVNIFKEVQDDLKLPEASTDGDLSRWARQGVLLLNSTLTVEAHRPTSHQGKGWETFTDEVIMRLNRDREHLVFILWGSYAIKKGAFIDRNRHLVLTSPHPSPLSAYRGFFGSHPFSRANQYLVQHNETPINWR, encoded by the coding sequence ATGAATGTAAGAATCGACCCTTCTTGGAATAAAGAACTTCAGGATGAGTGGGATAAGCCTTATTTCGCGGAATTGACCGATTTTGTGCGTCAGCAATACCAGGATTCCCGACAGATTGTATATCCTCCTGCTTCCAAAATTTTTGCAGCTTTTGACGAGTGTCCTTTCGACAAGGTGAAAGTCGTTATTCTCGGTCAGGATCCCTACCACGGTCCCGGACAGGCCAACGGTTTGTGCTTCTCGGTGGGCAACGGTGTTGCTCTGCCTCCGTCGCTTGTAAATATATTTAAGGAGGTGCAGGACGACCTTAAGCTGCCTGAGGCGTCGACCGACGGTGATTTGTCGCGATGGGCACGACAGGGTGTGCTGCTTCTCAACTCGACTCTTACCGTGGAGGCTCATCGGCCTACATCGCATCAGGGCAAGGGTTGGGAAACATTTACCGATGAAGTGATAATGCGTCTTAACCGCGACCGGGAGCATCTGGTGTTTATTCTATGGGGCTCCTACGCCATAAAGAAAGGTGCTTTCATTGACCGAAACCGTCATCTTGTGTTGACATCGCCTCATCCATCGCCGTTGTCGGCTTATCGCGGATTCTTCGGGTCGCATCCTTTCAGCCGTGCCAATCAATATCTTGTCCAACATAATGAAACTCCTATAAACTGGCGATGA
- a CDS encoding type II toxin-antitoxin system RelE/ParE family toxin — protein MDKPLFKLIALKDAREFLDALPDKVREKILYNIRKVRFGVQDKELFKKLDDDIWEFRTSCQGMAYRLFAFWDNDGETLVIATHGLIKKSQKTPQRDKDKAKAIRKEWFNNKNK, from the coding sequence ATGGATAAACCGCTTTTCAAGCTCATCGCTCTCAAAGATGCACGGGAATTTCTCGACGCACTCCCTGATAAGGTCAGAGAGAAAATTCTTTACAATATTCGTAAAGTCCGTTTCGGCGTACAAGATAAAGAGTTGTTCAAGAAGTTGGACGATGACATTTGGGAGTTCCGCACATCATGTCAGGGCATGGCATACCGTCTGTTTGCCTTTTGGGACAATGACGGCGAAACACTTGTGATAGCGACCCATGGACTCATCAAGAAATCTCAAAAAACGCCTCAACGAGATAAAGACAAAGCGAAAGCAATTCGCAAAGAATGGTTCAACAATAAAAATAAATAA
- a CDS encoding helix-turn-helix domain-containing protein — translation MAQLEYTTIEELEDKYLGTVGTPRRDAFEASVKEEIHAYHIGEAIKQARKEKNMTQEELGTLMGVKKAQISRIENGHNLTINTISRAFKALGVNVSLNCGNMRIVLV, via the coding sequence ATGGCACAATTAGAATATACCACCATTGAGGAACTTGAAGATAAGTACCTCGGAACCGTCGGAACTCCACGCCGCGACGCTTTTGAGGCATCGGTAAAAGAGGAAATCCATGCCTACCATATAGGAGAAGCGATAAAGCAAGCTCGAAAAGAAAAAAACATGACCCAAGAAGAACTTGGAACACTCATGGGAGTAAAGAAAGCACAAATATCGCGCATTGAGAACGGACATAACTTAACCATCAATACAATATCAAGGGCGTTTAAGGCTCTTGGTGTTAATGTTTCCCTCAATTGCGGAAATATGCGTATAGTACTTGTATAA